One region of Skermanella mucosa genomic DNA includes:
- the ppsR gene encoding transcriptional regulator PpsR, with translation MKHFKAPKESFDKLDAEAVAALVASAGDIALVLDSKGVIRDLTYDNDDLPRDWADQWIGRSWLDTVTVESRIKVEAMLRDALAGTPPRWRHVNHPVPRSADIPIQYSVVRIGGEGRMVAVGRDLRPSAALQQRLVEAQQSMERDYSRLRHVEMRYRLLFQMTHEAIVIVDANTYKILEANPAADALLGHAVGGVAGRTLTETLDAADTPALQLLLAGVRATGRADEGQARSGFGRELQVTCSLFRQDAASLFLVRLIPLTAERSESPVILPHHLQIVESMPDGFVVTDAEGRIIDANAAFLDLAQLAAEEQARGQSLERWLGRPGVDLGVLMANLRQHGSVRLYATTFHGEYGAGTDIEVSAGSVPSAGQPCFGFAIRDVGRRLATETRKKELPRAVEQLTELVGRVPLKDLVRETTDVIERLCIEAALELTGDNRASAAEILGLSRQSLYVKLRRYGLGDLESGE, from the coding sequence GTGAAGCACTTCAAAGCTCCAAAGGAGTCCTTCGATAAGCTGGATGCCGAGGCCGTGGCGGCTCTCGTGGCGTCCGCCGGGGACATCGCGCTGGTCCTTGACTCCAAAGGCGTCATCCGCGACCTGACCTACGACAACGACGACCTGCCGCGCGACTGGGCGGACCAGTGGATCGGCCGTTCCTGGCTCGATACCGTGACCGTCGAGAGCCGCATCAAGGTCGAGGCCATGCTGCGCGACGCCCTGGCCGGCACGCCGCCGCGCTGGCGCCATGTCAACCATCCGGTGCCGCGCAGCGCCGACATCCCGATCCAGTACTCCGTCGTGCGGATCGGGGGCGAGGGCAGGATGGTGGCGGTCGGCCGCGACCTTCGCCCGTCCGCGGCCCTCCAGCAGCGCCTGGTCGAGGCGCAGCAGTCGATGGAGCGGGATTACTCCCGCCTGCGCCATGTCGAGATGCGCTATCGCCTGCTGTTCCAGATGACGCACGAGGCGATCGTCATCGTCGACGCCAATACCTACAAGATCCTCGAGGCGAACCCCGCCGCCGACGCCCTGCTGGGCCATGCCGTCGGCGGCGTCGCCGGACGGACGCTGACCGAAACCCTCGACGCCGCCGACACCCCGGCGCTCCAGCTCCTGCTGGCCGGCGTGCGGGCGACCGGCAGGGCGGACGAGGGGCAGGCCCGCTCCGGCTTCGGCCGGGAACTGCAGGTGACCTGCTCGCTGTTCCGCCAGGATGCCGCGTCGCTCTTCCTCGTGCGCCTGATCCCCCTGACGGCGGAGCGGTCGGAGTCGCCGGTGATCCTGCCGCACCATCTGCAGATCGTCGAAAGCATGCCCGACGGCTTCGTCGTGACCGACGCCGAAGGCCGGATCATCGACGCGAACGCCGCCTTCCTCGACCTGGCCCAGCTGGCCGCGGAGGAGCAGGCGCGTGGCCAGTCGCTGGAGCGCTGGCTGGGCCGGCCGGGCGTCGATCTCGGCGTGCTGATGGCGAACCTGCGCCAGCACGGCTCCGTCCGTCTGTACGCGACCACCTTCCACGGCGAGTACGGCGCCGGAACCGATATCGAGGTCTCGGCCGGCAGCGTGCCCAGCGCCGGGCAGCCCTGCTTCGGCTTCGCCATCCGCGACGTCGGCCGGCGGCTGGCCACCGAGACCCGCAAGAAGGAGCTGCCCCGCGCGGTCGAGCAACTGACCGAGCTGGTCGGCCGCGTGCCGCTCAAGGACTTGGTCCGCGAGACCACCGACGTGATCGAGCGCCTGTGCATCGAGGCCGCCCTGGAGCTGACCGGCGACAACCGCGCGTCCGCCGCCGAGATCCTCGGCCTCAGCCGCCAGAGCCTCTACGTCAAGCTGCGCCGCTACGGGCTGGGAGACCTGGAAAGCGGGGAGTGA
- a CDS encoding toxin-antitoxin system HicB family antitoxin, giving the protein MSSFTLCIPEDLKNEASAQAEAAGVSLNQYIATALASRVGAQAEAARYFAARGSRAERGGAKEILARSGVGNQPRDDDRLDPA; this is encoded by the coding sequence ATGAGCAGCTTCACACTGTGCATTCCTGAAGACTTGAAGAATGAGGCATCCGCTCAGGCGGAAGCCGCCGGCGTCAGCCTCAACCAGTATATCGCGACGGCGCTGGCGTCGCGGGTCGGGGCTCAAGCAGAGGCAGCGCGTTACTTCGCTGCCCGCGGTTCCCGTGCCGAACGCGGCGGGGCCAAGGAGATCCTGGCTCGCTCCGGTGTCGGAAACCAGCCCCGCGACGATGACAGACTCGATCCTGCTTGA
- a CDS encoding aldo/keto reductase, producing MEHRTLGTTGPDTAMIGLGCMGMSDLYGPAERAESIATIHAALDAGITLLDTGDFYGMGDNEMLIGEALRGCDRDKALISVKFGALRGPQGEWSGYDSRPKAVKNFLTYSLRRLGTDHIDIYRPARLDPDVPIEDTVGAIADLVKAGYVRHVGLSEVGPDTIRRAAAVHPVSDLQIEYSLISRGIEDRILPACRELGIGITAYGVLSRGLISGHWSKARAMGRDFRAISPRFQGENLDANLALVERLRAIAERIGASVAQVAIAWVAAQGRDIVPLVGARRRDRLEEALGATGLALSAEDLKSLAEALPPGSAAGERYPSEQLAHMDSEKS from the coding sequence ATGGAACACCGCACCCTGGGGACGACCGGTCCCGACACCGCCATGATCGGCCTCGGCTGCATGGGCATGTCCGACCTCTACGGTCCGGCCGAGCGGGCGGAGAGCATCGCGACGATCCACGCGGCGCTGGATGCCGGAATCACGCTGCTGGACACCGGCGACTTCTACGGCATGGGTGACAACGAGATGCTGATCGGCGAGGCGCTGAGGGGCTGCGACCGCGACAAGGCGCTGATCAGCGTCAAGTTCGGCGCGCTGCGCGGACCGCAGGGGGAATGGTCCGGCTACGACTCGCGGCCGAAGGCGGTGAAGAACTTCCTGACCTATTCGCTGCGCCGTCTGGGAACCGACCATATCGACATCTACCGCCCCGCCCGGCTGGACCCCGACGTTCCGATCGAGGACACGGTCGGGGCCATCGCCGATCTGGTGAAGGCCGGGTACGTCCGCCATGTCGGGCTGTCGGAGGTCGGACCCGACACGATCCGGCGTGCCGCCGCGGTCCACCCCGTCAGCGACCTTCAGATCGAATACTCGCTGATCTCGCGCGGGATCGAGGACAGGATCCTGCCGGCCTGCCGGGAACTGGGCATCGGAATCACCGCCTACGGCGTTCTGTCGCGCGGCCTGATCAGCGGCCACTGGTCGAAGGCGCGCGCCATGGGGCGGGATTTCCGCGCCATCAGCCCCCGTTTCCAAGGAGAAAACCTGGATGCCAACCTGGCCCTGGTCGAGCGGCTGCGCGCGATCGCGGAACGGATCGGCGCCTCGGTGGCGCAGGTCGCGATCGCATGGGTCGCGGCCCAGGGCCGGGACATCGTCCCGCTGGTCGGCGCCCGGCGGCGCGACCGGCTGGAGGAAGCGCTGGGCGCCACGGGTTTGGCGCTGTCGGCGGAGGACCTGAAGTCCCTGGCGGAAGCCCTGCCACCCGGCTCCGCGGCGGGCGAGCGCTATCCGAGCGAGCAACTCGCCCACATGGACAGCGAGAAGTCATGA
- a CDS encoding LysR family transcriptional regulator: MDESDLRDLHAFAAVARHRNFRRAALEQRISVSSLSQRLRDLEERLGLRLLNRTTRSVAATEAGENLLRRIGPALTEIADAVTEARGRQGRPTGRLRINAPAPAAQLVLAPMVAPFLKRHPGIDLEIVTDTALIDIVAEGFDAGVRFEENLALDMVAVSLGPPQRYAVVAAPDLIAAHGVPEKPEDLLGAPAISTRFPSGMMLPWEFEKDGRAVRIAPDCRFTSSHVGTQLRATLDGLGFMLTFEGYVEEAVKQGRLVRVLDDWCPDFPGPFLYYPSRRRPPAALEAFLAFVREWRRPGMDPN; this comes from the coding sequence ATGGACGAGTCCGACCTCCGCGATCTCCACGCCTTCGCCGCCGTGGCGCGCCACCGAAACTTCCGCCGCGCCGCCCTGGAGCAGCGGATTTCCGTCTCCAGCCTCAGCCAGCGCCTGCGCGACCTGGAGGAACGGCTCGGCCTCCGCCTCCTCAACCGCACGACCCGCAGCGTCGCTGCCACCGAGGCGGGCGAAAACCTGCTGCGCCGGATCGGCCCCGCCCTGACGGAGATCGCCGACGCCGTGACCGAGGCGCGGGGTCGGCAGGGGCGCCCCACGGGCCGGCTGCGGATCAACGCGCCCGCTCCCGCCGCCCAGCTCGTCCTCGCCCCCATGGTGGCGCCGTTCCTGAAGCGCCATCCCGGCATCGACCTGGAGATCGTCACCGACACCGCGCTGATCGACATCGTCGCCGAAGGCTTCGACGCCGGCGTCCGGTTCGAGGAGAACCTGGCGCTCGACATGGTCGCGGTCTCGCTCGGCCCGCCGCAGCGCTACGCCGTCGTGGCCGCTCCCGATCTCATCGCCGCCCACGGTGTTCCGGAGAAGCCCGAAGACCTGCTCGGCGCTCCCGCGATCTCGACCCGCTTTCCCAGCGGCATGATGCTGCCGTGGGAGTTCGAGAAGGATGGGCGCGCCGTCAGGATCGCGCCGGACTGCCGTTTCACCTCCTCCCACGTGGGGACCCAGCTCCGGGCCACGCTGGACGGGCTCGGCTTCATGCTGACCTTCGAGGGCTACGTGGAGGAGGCGGTGAAGCAGGGACGGCTGGTCCGGGTGCTGGACGACTGGTGTCCCGACTTCCCCGGGCCTTTCCTCTATTATCCCAGCCGCCGCCGGCCTCCCGCCGCGCTCGAAGCCTTCCTGGCCTTCGTCCGGGAATGGCGGCGTCCGGGAATGGACCCGAACTGA
- a CDS encoding LysR family transcriptional regulator encodes MDNRAGEMQVFVRVVEAGSFSEAARQLMMTPSTVSKLIVRIEERLGVRLLERSTRRLSLTDEGRLYYERSGALLAELDDVERELAQGAGSARGTLRVNASVAFGTHGIVPLLPDFWAAHPNVTVDLSLSDEIVDLYLDRTDIAFRVGELASSTLVARKIGSARRKIVGSPGYLARRGTPETFDDLAHHDCLSFNFRRAAPVWPIREGGRVVDRVVQGSLIANNGETVREMALRGVGLARLADFHVDPDIAAGRLVEVLGNGGGSDQPGDAEDVHALYLGGRRVPQRVRAFLDFMVPRLQAFMKRDP; translated from the coding sequence TTGGACAACCGGGCGGGAGAGATGCAGGTGTTCGTGCGCGTGGTCGAGGCGGGCAGCTTCTCCGAGGCGGCGCGCCAGCTCATGATGACGCCGTCCACCGTCAGCAAGCTGATCGTCCGCATCGAGGAGCGGCTGGGCGTGCGCCTGCTGGAGCGATCGACCCGCCGCCTGTCCCTGACCGACGAGGGCCGGCTCTACTACGAGCGGAGCGGCGCCCTGCTGGCCGAGCTGGACGATGTCGAGCGCGAACTGGCCCAGGGCGCCGGGAGCGCGCGCGGCACCCTGCGGGTCAACGCCTCGGTCGCCTTCGGCACCCACGGCATCGTGCCGCTGCTCCCGGACTTCTGGGCGGCGCACCCCAACGTCACCGTCGATCTCTCGCTGTCCGACGAGATCGTGGACCTCTATCTCGACCGCACCGACATCGCTTTCCGGGTCGGCGAGCTGGCCAGCTCGACCCTCGTCGCCCGCAAGATCGGCTCCGCCCGGCGCAAGATCGTGGGATCGCCCGGCTACCTGGCCCGCCGCGGCACGCCGGAGACCTTCGACGACCTGGCGCATCACGACTGCCTCAGCTTCAACTTCCGCCGGGCGGCGCCGGTCTGGCCGATCCGGGAGGGCGGAAGGGTCGTGGACCGGGTCGTCCAGGGCAGCCTGATCGCCAACAACGGCGAGACGGTGCGGGAGATGGCGCTCCGCGGCGTCGGCCTCGCCCGGCTCGCCGATTTCCACGTCGATCCCGACATAGCCGCCGGCCGCCTGGTCGAGGTGCTGGGCAACGGCGGGGGCAGCGACCAGCCCGGCGACGCGGAGGATGTCCATGCGCTCTATCTCGGCGGCCGGCGCGTGCCCCAACGGGTCCGCGCCTTCCTGGACTTCATGGTGCCCAGGCTCCAGGCCTTCATGAAGCGCGATCCATGA
- a CDS encoding MFS transporter, protein MPLALFALTIAAYAIGTTEFVIVGLLPTVATDLGITLPLAGLIVSVYALGVTFGAPVLTALTGRIDRKPLLLGLMGLFVVGNAAAALSPSYELLLAARVLSAFAHGVFFSVGATIAADLVPENRRASAIAMMFAGLTVAIVTGVPLGTFIGQTFGWRATFWGVAGLGAVALAGIAALLPSNLSKAPPASLMDQVRVLGSARLLIVFAMTALGYGGTFVTFTYLAPVLQEISGFDASSVSLILILYGLAIAVGNIVGGRIADRDPVRALTVLFALQAVVLVLFSFTMISPAWALVTLAALGFLQFANVPGLQLYVVQLARLHRPGAVDVASALNIAAFNLGIAAGAWIGGLVVESPLGLPATPRVGAVLVAGALGLTVWSGALDRRPRGALQAA, encoded by the coding sequence ATGCCTTTAGCCTTGTTCGCCCTGACGATCGCCGCCTACGCGATCGGCACGACCGAATTCGTGATCGTCGGCCTGCTGCCGACCGTCGCGACCGACCTGGGGATCACCCTGCCGCTCGCCGGCCTGATCGTCAGCGTCTATGCCCTCGGCGTCACCTTCGGCGCCCCGGTCCTGACCGCCCTGACCGGCCGCATCGACCGAAAGCCCCTGCTGCTCGGCCTCATGGGCCTGTTCGTCGTCGGCAATGCCGCGGCGGCGCTCAGCCCCAGCTATGAACTGCTGCTTGCCGCGCGGGTGCTGTCCGCCTTCGCCCACGGGGTCTTCTTCTCCGTCGGCGCCACCATCGCCGCCGACCTGGTGCCGGAGAACCGCCGCGCCTCGGCGATCGCCATGATGTTCGCCGGCCTGACCGTCGCGATCGTGACCGGCGTGCCGCTCGGCACCTTCATCGGCCAGACCTTCGGCTGGCGCGCCACCTTCTGGGGCGTCGCGGGACTGGGCGCCGTCGCCCTCGCCGGCATCGCGGCCCTGCTTCCGTCCAACCTGAGCAAGGCTCCCCCGGCTTCCCTGATGGACCAGGTGCGGGTGCTCGGCAGCGCCCGGCTGCTGATCGTCTTCGCCATGACGGCGCTGGGCTATGGCGGCACCTTCGTGACCTTCACCTACCTCGCCCCCGTCCTTCAGGAAATCTCCGGCTTCGACGCATCGAGCGTCAGCCTGATCCTGATCCTCTACGGCCTCGCCATCGCGGTGGGCAACATCGTCGGCGGCCGGATCGCCGACCGCGATCCGGTCAGGGCGCTGACGGTCCTGTTCGCCCTCCAGGCGGTCGTGCTGGTGCTGTTCAGCTTCACCATGATCTCGCCGGCCTGGGCCCTGGTCACGCTGGCGGCGCTGGGCTTCCTCCAGTTCGCCAACGTTCCGGGCCTCCAGCTCTACGTCGTCCAGCTCGCCCGCCTGCACCGGCCCGGCGCGGTGGACGTGGCGTCGGCCCTGAACATCGCGGCCTTCAACCTGGGCATCGCGGCCGGAGCCTGGATCGGCGGCCTGGTCGTCGAATCGCCCCTCGGCCTGCCCGCGACTCCCCGGGTCGGCGCCGTCCTGGTCGCCGGCGCCCTGGGTCTGACCGTCTGGAGCGGCGCGCTGGACCGGCGCCCCCGGGGGGCTCTCCAGGCGGCATGA
- a CDS encoding SDR family oxidoreductase — translation MDLGLSGRNAVVCASSQGLGRACALELARAGCTVVVNGRDQAVLDRTAEEIRKETGATVIAVAADVSTREGQDALLAAVPTVDILVNNNGGPPRRDFREIDRDAMVTGVVGNMVTPIELVQRVIDGMVERKFGRIVNITSASVKMPLTGLDLSSGARAGLTGFLAGVARSVAHANVTINFVLPGSFDTRRLRTGLEGGAKAQGVAVEDFADQRRAEIPARRFGDPSEFGKACAFLCSAHAGYITGQSLLIDGGAYPGIL, via the coding sequence ATGGATCTCGGACTGAGCGGACGGAACGCCGTCGTATGCGCGTCCAGCCAAGGCCTCGGCCGCGCCTGCGCCCTGGAACTGGCGCGCGCCGGATGCACCGTCGTGGTGAACGGGCGCGACCAGGCCGTCCTCGACCGGACCGCCGAGGAGATCCGGAAGGAAACCGGCGCCACCGTCATCGCCGTCGCCGCCGACGTCAGCACCCGCGAGGGGCAGGACGCCCTGCTCGCCGCGGTGCCGACCGTCGATATCCTGGTCAACAACAACGGAGGCCCGCCGCGCCGTGACTTCCGCGAGATCGACCGCGACGCCATGGTCACCGGGGTGGTCGGCAACATGGTGACCCCGATCGAGCTGGTCCAGCGCGTGATCGACGGCATGGTCGAGCGGAAGTTCGGCCGGATCGTCAACATCACCTCCGCGTCGGTCAAGATGCCGCTGACCGGGCTGGACCTGTCGAGCGGCGCCCGCGCCGGCCTGACCGGCTTCCTCGCCGGCGTCGCCCGCTCGGTGGCCCATGCCAACGTGACGATCAACTTCGTCCTGCCGGGCTCGTTCGACACCCGCCGGCTCCGCACCGGGCTGGAAGGCGGGGCGAAGGCCCAGGGCGTCGCGGTGGAGGACTTCGCCGACCAGCGCCGCGCCGAGATCCCGGCCCGCCGGTTCGGCGACCCGTCGGAGTTCGGCAAGGCCTGCGCCTTCCTGTGCTCCGCCCACGCCGGCTACATCACCGGCCAGAGCCTGCTGATCGACGGAGGCGCCTACCCCGGCATCCTGTGA
- a CDS encoding CopD family protein, translated as MTVVWLKTAHIASLVVWCGCLLVLPGLFAQRHGVTHDPTRFDLQRLTRFLFVTIASPAAFVAIGTGTALIFAREVFTAWFALKLLVVGGLAALHVRHGFVVLRVFEPSGSYRPLRKVVMTGLTLGLISAILWLVLEKPAVDLALLPDWLHRPGGLRIMVEDLIRRWIS; from the coding sequence ATGACGGTCGTCTGGCTCAAGACCGCCCATATCGCGTCGCTGGTCGTCTGGTGCGGCTGCCTGCTCGTGCTCCCGGGCCTGTTCGCCCAACGCCACGGCGTGACGCACGATCCGACCCGCTTCGACCTCCAGCGGCTGACCCGTTTCCTGTTCGTCACCATCGCCTCCCCGGCGGCGTTCGTGGCGATCGGGACGGGGACGGCGCTGATCTTCGCCCGCGAGGTTTTCACCGCCTGGTTCGCCCTGAAGCTGCTGGTGGTCGGCGGGCTGGCGGCCCTGCATGTCCGCCACGGCTTCGTGGTGCTGCGCGTCTTCGAGCCGTCCGGTTCCTACCGGCCCTTGCGCAAGGTCGTCATGACCGGCCTGACGCTCGGGCTGATCTCGGCGATCCTGTGGCTGGTCCTGGAAAAGCCGGCGGTCGACCTGGCGCTCCTGCCGGACTGGCTGCACCGGCCCGGCGGCCTGCGCATCATGGTCGAGGATCTCATCCGTCGCTGGATATCATGA
- a CDS encoding DUF2231 domain-containing protein translates to MPNPVEENNPVLSQVAEKGTESLVAVAGHPIHAMMVAFPIALTMATLGSDVFYWWTGDAFWARAGLWACGAAFWLGIAAGIAGTAELLFVPGIRNRAASWTHAVAAMMLLSILGMNWGLRLSADETVILPLGLALSGLSAVFVGIAGWHGGKLVFDHGIGLMISSDG, encoded by the coding sequence ATGCCTAACCCGGTCGAAGAGAACAACCCCGTGCTCAGCCAGGTCGCGGAAAAGGGCACCGAATCCCTGGTGGCCGTGGCCGGGCACCCGATCCATGCCATGATGGTGGCCTTCCCGATCGCCCTGACCATGGCGACGCTGGGCAGCGACGTCTTCTATTGGTGGACCGGGGACGCTTTCTGGGCGAGGGCCGGCCTCTGGGCCTGCGGGGCGGCGTTCTGGCTCGGCATCGCGGCGGGGATCGCCGGCACGGCGGAACTGCTGTTCGTGCCCGGCATCCGCAACCGGGCGGCAAGCTGGACCCACGCCGTCGCGGCGATGATGCTGCTGTCCATCCTGGGGATGAACTGGGGACTTCGCCTGTCTGCCGACGAGACGGTCATCCTGCCGCTCGGCCTGGCGCTGTCGGGCCTGAGCGCCGTCTTCGTCGGCATCGCCGGCTGGCACGGCGGCAAGCTGGTGTTCGATCATGGCATCGGCCTCATGATATCCAGCGACGGATGA
- the coxB gene encoding cytochrome c oxidase subunit II, translating to MKALFPSLNPAFRPFKGLAAVTALAGCGGPFSTLDPAGPAAQSIATLWWVMLAGSVVLFGLVMVLFGFAFLRRHPAGDPDRPVGQSFVLWGGLVMPVAVLSALLGYGLFMGERLVPRPGEGVLRVEAHARQWQWDFAYPDAAGAPGTTDILHIPAGRPVDIHVTSADVIHSFWAPRLGGKIDAIPGHTNVIRLFADRPGIYHGKCSEFCGTGHAVMGFTVEAHDAAAYSARLADPRDSSTGHGQ from the coding sequence ATGAAAGCATTGTTTCCGTCACTTAACCCGGCGTTCCGGCCGTTCAAGGGACTTGCCGCCGTCACGGCGCTCGCCGGCTGCGGCGGGCCGTTCTCGACGCTCGATCCCGCCGGACCCGCCGCCCAGTCCATCGCGACGCTGTGGTGGGTGATGCTGGCCGGCTCCGTCGTGCTGTTCGGCCTGGTCATGGTCCTGTTCGGCTTCGCCTTCCTGCGCCGGCATCCGGCCGGCGATCCGGATCGGCCGGTGGGGCAGTCCTTCGTCCTGTGGGGCGGGCTGGTGATGCCCGTGGCCGTGCTCTCGGCATTGCTCGGCTATGGGCTGTTCATGGGCGAGAGGCTGGTCCCGCGCCCGGGCGAGGGCGTGCTCCGCGTCGAGGCCCATGCCCGCCAGTGGCAATGGGACTTCGCCTATCCCGACGCGGCGGGCGCCCCGGGAACGACCGATATCCTGCATATCCCGGCCGGGCGCCCGGTCGATATCCACGTCACCAGCGCCGACGTGATCCACAGCTTCTGGGCGCCCCGGCTAGGCGGCAAGATCGACGCCATCCCGGGCCATACGAACGTGATCCGGCTCTTCGCCGACCGGCCCGGCATCTATCACGGCAAGTGTTCCGAGTTCTGCGGCACCGGCCACGCCGTGATGGGCTTCACCGTGGAGGCGCACGACGCAGCCGCCTATTCCGCCCGCCTCGCGGACCCGCGGGACAGTTCCACAGGACATGGCCAGTGA
- the ctaD gene encoding cytochrome c oxidase subunit I, whose translation MSAAGAPSSDLAMRLHRDLDRIWGTPPGVGRLSAVNHTIVGRRFIIAAFVFFTIGGLLAMLIRAQLATPHGAFVGPELYNQIFTMHGSVMMFLFAIPMFEGVAIYMLPKLLGARDLAFPRLTAYGFWCYIFGGSILVVAMLLGVAPDGGWFMYTPLSSNAYSPGINADVWLLGITFVEISAICAAVEITVTILKMRAPGMTIDRMPLFAWYILVTAGMMLAGFPPLILGSILLEAERAFDLPFFDPTRGGDPLLWQHLFWLFGHPEVYIIFLPGAGMVSTILPVMARREIVGYTWIVVSVVAVGFLSFGLWVHHMFTTGIPHLALGFFSAASTLVAIPTGVQIFSWLATLIDGRPQLKLPMLYLFGFFVVFVAGGLTGVMVAVVPFDWQVHDTHFVVAHMHYVLVGGFVFPLLAAAYYWLPHVSGKVARYPLGHVAFWLIFIGFNVTFFIMHLTGLLGMPRRVFSYEPGWGWDLPNLISSFGGFLMTMGFALFVVDVLLHVRFGRTAPRNPWGASTLEWATATPPASYNFASLPTVSGRHPLGDAPELPSDLAGGRGYLGFAREGRQETLGTHMTAATPDQVIVLPGPTYLPLYTALATGVVFLGLLFKVYWLAPVGAALMLALFMLWTRDTGQFQDRGPLPIGRGASAPAHSEAAGPPSWWAMVFTLVADGVLFSSLAFGALFLWVSAPGWPPPQVLEAPWWKPALAGAGLVAAALAGRRAVAVNGKADASRSAGRDPWLLLAAAGHAFALVWLVLLALGTPGPTLHAYGAVTVALLSYAGFHAALGCVFALFGLWRSRAGYISAARSLDLRIGALWHGYTAVTGAAALLLVATLPRLVMP comes from the coding sequence ATGTCCGCGGCAGGGGCTCCGTCCTCCGACCTGGCGATGCGGCTGCACCGGGACCTCGACCGGATCTGGGGCACGCCGCCCGGCGTCGGCCGGCTGTCGGCGGTGAACCACACCATCGTCGGGCGCCGCTTCATCATCGCGGCCTTCGTGTTCTTCACCATCGGCGGGCTGCTGGCGATGCTGATCCGCGCCCAGCTGGCGACGCCGCACGGCGCCTTCGTCGGGCCGGAGCTGTACAACCAGATCTTCACCATGCACGGCTCGGTGATGATGTTCCTGTTCGCGATCCCGATGTTCGAAGGGGTCGCGATCTACATGCTGCCGAAGCTGCTGGGCGCGCGCGACCTGGCCTTTCCCCGGCTGACCGCCTACGGCTTCTGGTGCTATATTTTCGGCGGCTCGATCCTGGTGGTGGCGATGTTGCTGGGAGTCGCCCCGGACGGCGGCTGGTTCATGTACACGCCCCTGTCGTCCAATGCCTATTCCCCCGGGATCAACGCCGACGTCTGGCTGCTCGGCATCACCTTCGTCGAGATCTCGGCGATCTGCGCCGCGGTCGAGATCACCGTGACCATCCTGAAGATGCGGGCGCCGGGCATGACCATCGACCGGATGCCGCTGTTCGCCTGGTACATCCTGGTGACCGCCGGCATGATGCTGGCCGGGTTCCCGCCGCTGATCCTGGGCTCGATCCTGCTGGAGGCCGAGCGCGCCTTCGACCTGCCGTTCTTCGACCCGACGCGGGGCGGCGACCCGCTGCTGTGGCAGCACCTGTTCTGGCTGTTCGGCCATCCCGAGGTCTACATCATCTTCCTGCCCGGGGCCGGCATGGTCTCCACCATCCTTCCCGTCATGGCCCGGCGGGAGATCGTCGGCTACACCTGGATCGTGGTCTCGGTCGTGGCGGTGGGGTTCCTCAGCTTCGGCCTGTGGGTCCATCACATGTTCACGACGGGCATCCCTCACCTGGCGCTGGGCTTCTTCTCCGCCGCCAGCACGCTGGTCGCGATCCCGACCGGCGTGCAGATCTTCTCCTGGCTGGCCACGCTGATCGACGGGCGGCCCCAGCTGAAGCTGCCCATGCTGTACCTGTTCGGCTTCTTCGTCGTGTTCGTCGCCGGCGGGCTGACCGGCGTGATGGTCGCGGTGGTGCCGTTCGACTGGCAGGTCCACGACACCCACTTCGTCGTGGCGCACATGCATTACGTGCTGGTCGGCGGCTTCGTCTTCCCGCTGCTGGCCGCGGCATATTACTGGCTGCCGCACGTCAGCGGCAAGGTCGCGCGCTATCCCCTGGGCCACGTGGCCTTCTGGCTGATCTTCATCGGCTTCAATGTCACCTTCTTCATCATGCACCTGACCGGCCTGCTGGGAATGCCGCGCCGCGTCTTCAGCTACGAGCCGGGATGGGGCTGGGACCTGCCGAACCTCATCTCCTCCTTCGGCGGCTTCCTGATGACGATGGGCTTCGCGCTGTTCGTCGTGGACGTCCTGCTGCATGTCCGCTTCGGCCGGACCGCGCCGCGCAACCCTTGGGGGGCGAGCACCCTGGAATGGGCCACGGCCACTCCGCCGGCGTCCTACAACTTCGCTTCGCTGCCGACGGTGTCGGGCCGCCATCCCCTGGGGGACGCGCCGGAACTGCCCAGCGATCTGGCCGGGGGCAGGGGATATCTGGGTTTCGCCCGCGAGGGGCGGCAGGAGACGCTGGGAACCCACATGACGGCGGCGACCCCGGACCAGGTCATCGTCCTGCCGGGGCCGACATACCTGCCGCTCTACACCGCGCTGGCGACGGGCGTCGTGTTCCTGGGCCTGCTGTTCAAGGTCTACTGGCTGGCTCCGGTGGGGGCCGCGCTGATGCTGGCGCTGTTCATGCTGTGGACCCGGGACACCGGCCAGTTCCAGGACCGCGGCCCCCTGCCGATCGGCAGGGGGGCTTCCGCCCCGGCCCATTCGGAAGCCGCCGGGCCGCCGTCCTGGTGGGCCATGGTCTTCACGCTGGTCGCCGACGGGGTGCTGTTCTCCTCCCTGGCATTCGGCGCGCTGTTCCTCTGGGTATCGGCGCCCGGCTGGCCGCCGCCCCAGGTGCTGGAGGCCCCGTGGTGGAAGCCCGCGCTGGCCGGGGCCGGGCTGGTCGCGGCGGCCCTGGCGGGCCGGCGCGCGGTCGCGGTGAACGGAAAGGCCGATGCCTCCCGGTCCGCCGGCCGGGACCCGTGGCTCCTCCTCGCCGCCGCGGGCCATGCCTTCGCCCTGGTCTGGCTGGTCCTGCTCGCCCTGGGAACGCCCGGCCCGACGCTGCACGCCTATGGCGCCGTCACGGTGGCGCTGCTGTCCTATGCCGGTTTCCACGCCGCCCTGGGCTGCGTATTCGCCCTGTTCGGCCTGTGGCGGTCCCGCGCCGGCTATATCTCGGCCGCGCGGAGCCTGGACCTCCGCATCGGCGCCCTGTGGCACGGCTACACCGCGGTCACGGGAGCCGCCGCGCTGCTCCTGGTCGCGACGCTGCCCCGGCTGGTGATGCCATGA